The Streptomyces sp. NL15-2K genome contains a region encoding:
- a CDS encoding helix-turn-helix transcriptional regulator has protein sequence MSEESERLAKALIEFREAEGISVRELAYRTQLSQATIRLHESDRGRPPVPFAARRLEEVLGWAPGSIPTDSRETTDLELPPDSGAGTG, from the coding sequence ATGAGCGAAGAATCCGAGCGGCTGGCGAAAGCTCTCATCGAGTTCCGGGAAGCCGAGGGCATCTCCGTGAGGGAGCTCGCGTATCGCACCCAGTTGAGCCAGGCGACCATCAGGCTCCACGAGAGTGATCGCGGACGCCCGCCCGTCCCCTTCGCGGCCCGCCGTCTCGAGGAAGTACTCGGCTGGGCACCGGGCAGCATCCCGACCGATTCGCGCGAGACGACGGATCTCGAGCTTCCGCCGGACTCCGGCGCTGGCACTGGGTAG
- a CDS encoding site-specific integrase, which yields MGPESWSSHLGILAKNVLVKLVIAKGGGLADINVGDAIEYMQAHRVQRATSGGQSLFYSWLKEMGHLPPDAPVSLRLLHRTSGQVSVEQLVDRYQPQSKPIRDLLVEYLKERQPTMDYTSLEDASRMLVRNFWLQIERIQPGIDTLRLPSEVVSAWKQASRTKVTRRRLPYGTVHEVVTERANYGSLMIGVRALYLDLAHWAVEEPERWGPWVAPCPVSAADASTSKHQKRRKAKMDQRTRERLPALSAVVRAARANWTEAQEGLDALQAAPLGGQFTFRGRTFTRQKKDSTTPFRAYDESGRRVHLGLLEERAFWAWATIEFLQHTGVRIEEMLEASHHALIQYKLPTSGDVVPLLQVAPSKTDEERLLLVSPELADVLSTIIARVRDPRTGAIPMLPNYDVAEKIWNPPMPLLFQWTYGGQRTPVSRQLVRNGLNEVLERTGLTDSAGQPLDFAPHDFRRIFITDAIRSGLPPHIAQVLAGHSDIDTTMGYNAIYPADAIEAHRAFIARRRSLRPSEEYRTPTNEEWDAFLAHFEKRKLSLGTCARSFGTSCIHEHACVRCSLLRPEPSQRDRLIEIRDNLLDRIAEAQREGWLGEVEGLEISLAGAEEKLTQLDAALKPSVIHPGLPTFGQIAGRSSTL from the coding sequence GTGGGCCCAGAATCATGGTCCTCGCACCTCGGCATCCTCGCGAAGAACGTGCTGGTCAAGCTGGTCATCGCCAAGGGCGGGGGTCTGGCCGACATCAATGTCGGAGACGCCATTGAGTACATGCAGGCGCATCGAGTTCAGCGGGCCACGTCGGGCGGTCAAAGCCTGTTCTATTCCTGGCTGAAGGAAATGGGACACCTTCCACCCGACGCTCCCGTGTCGCTGAGGCTCCTGCACCGAACGTCTGGCCAGGTCTCGGTCGAGCAGCTCGTCGACCGCTACCAGCCGCAGTCCAAGCCCATCCGGGACCTGTTGGTCGAGTACCTCAAGGAACGCCAGCCCACCATGGACTACACGTCCTTGGAGGACGCGTCACGGATGCTCGTGAGGAACTTCTGGCTCCAGATTGAGCGCATCCAGCCCGGCATCGACACACTCCGGCTGCCGTCCGAAGTCGTGAGCGCGTGGAAGCAGGCCAGCCGGACGAAAGTCACGCGCCGCCGGCTGCCCTATGGCACAGTCCACGAAGTGGTGACGGAGCGCGCCAACTACGGCAGCCTCATGATCGGAGTTCGAGCCCTCTACCTCGACCTGGCCCACTGGGCCGTCGAGGAACCAGAACGCTGGGGCCCGTGGGTTGCTCCCTGCCCGGTCAGCGCCGCCGATGCCAGCACCTCCAAGCACCAGAAGCGCCGCAAGGCCAAGATGGACCAGCGCACCCGCGAACGACTGCCCGCGCTGTCCGCCGTCGTCCGCGCCGCCAGGGCGAACTGGACGGAGGCACAGGAGGGGCTGGACGCCCTCCAAGCCGCCCCACTCGGCGGCCAGTTCACCTTCAGGGGCAGAACCTTCACACGCCAAAAGAAGGACTCGACGACTCCGTTCCGGGCCTACGACGAGTCCGGCCGACGCGTCCATCTGGGACTGCTCGAGGAGCGGGCTTTCTGGGCCTGGGCCACGATCGAATTCCTGCAGCACACCGGCGTCCGGATCGAGGAGATGCTGGAGGCCAGCCACCACGCCCTGATCCAATACAAGCTGCCCACCAGCGGCGACGTGGTACCTCTGCTCCAGGTCGCTCCCTCGAAAACCGACGAAGAACGGCTTCTCCTCGTCAGCCCAGAACTGGCAGACGTCCTCAGCACGATCATTGCCCGCGTCCGTGACCCTCGAACAGGCGCAATCCCGATGCTGCCCAACTACGACGTCGCGGAGAAGATCTGGAACCCGCCGATGCCGCTGCTGTTCCAGTGGACATACGGAGGCCAGCGGACACCAGTGTCCCGTCAACTGGTCCGCAACGGTCTCAACGAGGTCCTGGAACGAACCGGGCTCACCGACTCCGCAGGCCAGCCCCTCGACTTCGCTCCGCACGACTTCCGAAGAATCTTCATCACCGACGCAATCCGCAGCGGCCTACCGCCCCACATCGCGCAGGTACTGGCCGGTCACTCCGACATCGACACCACGATGGGCTACAACGCCATCTACCCGGCAGACGCCATCGAAGCGCACCGCGCGTTCATCGCCCGTCGTCGATCGCTTCGTCCGAGCGAGGAATACCGGACCCCGACGAACGAGGAGTGGGACGCCTTCCTCGCCCATTTCGAGAAGCGCAAGCTCTCTCTGGGAACCTGCGCTCGGTCCTTCGGAACGTCGTGCATCCACGAGCACGCTTGCGTCCGATGTTCGCTCCTCCGCCCGGAGCCGTCCCAACGAGACCGTCTGATCGAGATCCGCGACAACCTGCTCGACCGGATCGCCGAAGCTCAGCGCGAAGGCTGGCTGGGAGAGGTCGAGGGCTTGGAGATCAGCCTGGCCGGCGCCGAGGAGAAGCTGACCCAGCTCGATGCCGCACTCAAACCCTCGGTGATCCACCCGGGCCTGCCCACCTTCGGTCAGATCGCCGGGCGGTCCAGCACCCTCTGA
- a CDS encoding family 1 glycosylhydrolase, which produces MTEFPPGFLWGASTAPHQIEGNNLNSDFWASEGLMPGMERSGDACDSYHRYREDMQLLADAGLNAYRFGIEWARIEPVPGMISRAELAHYRRMIETAFELGLTPVVTLHHFTSPLWFAQEGGWLGDRAVERFRAYAEAVTPILDGVEWVVTMNEPNMLAIMIGMAQAMQNQQAAGEWQSPTLDNEGPRPPLPAPDVKIGERLVEAHHAVRELLRERTGAKVGWTVANRAFVARPGAEEKKRELEYIWEDLYLEGARGDDFVGVQSYSSQWVGPDGIEPHPQHPDNTLVGTAYRPDALAIAVRHTAEVTGGMPVLVTENGIATHDDTRRIAYTGEALKHLAAAIADGVDVRGYLHWSLLDNYEWGHWAPTFGLVEVDRETFERRPKPSLTWLGETADRARG; this is translated from the coding sequence ATGACCGAATTCCCTCCTGGGTTCCTCTGGGGAGCCTCCACCGCACCGCACCAGATCGAGGGCAACAACCTCAACAGCGACTTCTGGGCGAGCGAGGGGCTCATGCCCGGCATGGAGCGCAGCGGTGACGCCTGCGACAGCTACCACCGGTACCGCGAGGACATGCAACTGCTCGCCGACGCCGGGCTCAACGCGTACCGCTTCGGCATCGAGTGGGCACGGATCGAGCCGGTCCCCGGAATGATCTCGCGGGCCGAACTCGCCCACTACCGGCGCATGATCGAGACGGCCTTCGAGCTCGGCCTGACCCCGGTCGTGACGCTGCACCACTTCACCAGCCCGCTCTGGTTCGCCCAGGAGGGCGGCTGGCTCGGTGACCGCGCCGTGGAGCGGTTCCGGGCGTACGCCGAGGCGGTCACCCCGATCCTCGACGGCGTCGAGTGGGTCGTCACGATGAACGAGCCGAACATGCTGGCCATCATGATCGGCATGGCCCAGGCCATGCAGAACCAGCAGGCGGCCGGGGAGTGGCAGAGCCCCACCCTCGACAACGAGGGCCCTCGACCGCCGCTGCCGGCCCCCGACGTGAAGATCGGCGAACGGCTCGTCGAGGCGCATCACGCGGTACGGGAGCTGCTGCGCGAGCGCACCGGCGCCAAGGTCGGCTGGACGGTCGCCAACCGGGCCTTCGTCGCCCGCCCGGGGGCCGAGGAGAAGAAGCGGGAGTTGGAGTACATCTGGGAGGACCTCTACCTGGAGGGTGCGCGCGGCGACGACTTCGTCGGCGTGCAGTCGTACTCCAGCCAGTGGGTCGGTCCGGACGGCATCGAGCCCCATCCGCAGCACCCGGACAACACGCTCGTCGGCACCGCTTACCGGCCCGACGCCCTGGCCATCGCCGTACGGCACACCGCCGAAGTCACCGGCGGCATGCCGGTCCTGGTCACCGAGAACGGCATCGCCACCCACGACGACACCCGCCGGATCGCCTACACCGGCGAGGCCCTGAAGCACCTCGCGGCGGCGATCGCCGACGGCGTCGACGTACGCGGCTACCTGCACTGGAGCCTGCTGGACAACTACGAGTGGGGCCACTGGGCGCCGACGTTCGGACTGGTCGAGGTCGACCGGGAGACCTTCGAGCGCCGCCCCAAGCCCAGCCTCACCTGGCTGGGCGAGACCGCCGACCGCGCGCGCGGCTGA